The Synergistaceae bacterium genome contains a region encoding:
- a CDS encoding Glu/Leu/Phe/Val dehydrogenase gives MIDEATGRRRSNNLILDTALRDFYSAADEMHLSEGLIQILSYPERRVDVSVPVEMDDGTVKVFQGFRVQHSTALGPSKGGIRYALDVTGQECEGLAMLMTWKCSLAGIPYGGGKGGICCDPTHMSRKEKERMSRTFGARIAPIIGRWSDVPAPDMYTGGQEMVWIMDTICKMLGHFEPAMLTGKPIDYWGAMGRTEATGRGLAACAFELMKIKGIDPTKMRAVVQGFGNVGSYAAKIMNDAGVKIVAISDTT, from the coding sequence ATGATTGATGAAGCAACGGGAAGAAGAAGATCCAACAACCTCATCCTTGACACTGCGCTCCGTGATTTCTACAGCGCGGCGGACGAGATGCATCTCAGCGAAGGACTCATCCAGATTCTGAGCTACCCTGAGAGGAGAGTAGACGTTTCTGTGCCTGTGGAGATGGACGACGGCACGGTGAAAGTGTTTCAGGGGTTCAGGGTGCAGCACTCGACAGCGTTAGGGCCGTCGAAGGGCGGTATACGTTACGCGCTTGACGTTACAGGCCAAGAGTGCGAAGGCCTCGCGATGCTGATGACGTGGAAGTGCTCTCTTGCGGGAATACCTTACGGCGGCGGCAAGGGCGGAATCTGCTGCGACCCGACTCATATGTCGCGCAAGGAGAAGGAGCGTATGTCCCGTACGTTCGGTGCACGTATCGCACCCATCATCGGAAGGTGGAGCGACGTTCCCGCGCCCGACATGTACACCGGCGGCCAGGAAATGGTCTGGATCATGGACACGATCTGCAAGATGCTCGGACACTTTGAGCCCGCAATGCTCACCGGCAAGCCCATCGACTACTGGGGAGCAATGGGCAGGACTGAGGCAACAGGAAGAGGACTTGCGGCGTGTGCGTTCGAGCTGATGAAGATCAAGGGAATTGACCCGACGAAGATGCGCGCAGTGGTTCAGGGCTTCGGCAACGTCGGAAGCTACGCGGCCAAGATAATGAACGATGCAGGCGTGAAGATCGTAGCAATCAGCGACACGACC
- a CDS encoding PaaI family thioesterase, with translation MSTDIQDKSKALSVLRNDIESKTGFSFVKVEDGVAVSELDLQEFHFNPYGIPYGGVLFTMADDTAAIAFLSAGGNGVTVNAHVDYLRGSRDAQKLICTAKVRKAGRRIFYIDAGITNEKDEDLCRFKFVFLNIYD, from the coding sequence ATGAGTACGGATATTCAGGACAAGAGCAAGGCATTATCTGTTCTGCGCAATGACATCGAGAGCAAGACCGGTTTCAGCTTCGTGAAGGTAGAGGACGGAGTGGCAGTGAGCGAGCTCGACCTTCAGGAGTTCCACTTCAACCCGTACGGGATTCCTTACGGCGGAGTCCTGTTCACGATGGCGGACGATACTGCGGCGATTGCGTTCCTGAGTGCGGGAGGCAACGGAGTAACGGTCAACGCACACGTAGACTACCTGAGGGGTTCAAGAGATGCCCAGAAGTTGATATGTACGGCGAAAGTACGCAAAGCGGGGCGGAGGATATTCTACATCGACGCAGGAATAACTAACGAGAAAGACGAAGACCTCTGCCGATTCAAATTTGTGTTCCTGAATATCTATGATTGA